A genomic window from Lotus japonicus ecotype B-129 chromosome 1, LjGifu_v1.2 includes:
- the LOC130733458 gene encoding receptor-like protein EIX2, producing the protein MLDLSYNNLCGRIPLGTQLQSFDASSYEGNADLCGKPLDKKCPGDEEAPQEPKSHKETSPEDNKSIYLSVAWGFITGFWSLWGSLLLSDTWRHTYMLFLNNIIDTVYVFTAVSAAKFQRWLKGLMEKY; encoded by the exons ATGTTAGACCTGTCCTATAACAACCTGTGTGGAAGAATCCCACTTGGAACACAGTTACAGAGTTTTGATGCCTCAAGTTATGAAGGAAATGCTGATCTTTGTGGGAAGCCACTTGATAAAAAGTGTCCAGGAGATGAAGAAGCACCCCAAGAACCAAAATCACATAAAGAAACTAGTCCAGAAGATAATAAATCAATTTATTTGAGTGTGGCATGGGGATTTATCACAGGATTTTGGAGCCTATGGGGTTCCTTGCTACTCAGTGATACTTGGAGACATACATACATGTTGTTCTTGAACAACATAATAGACACAGTTTATGTTTTTACAGCAGTGAGTGCAGCTAAGTTTCAAAGGTGGCTCAAAGGCTTGATG gaaaagtattaa
- the LOC130733459 gene encoding uncharacterized protein LOC130733459 isoform X2 has product MYQEFISTIPAATGWSSDEVSFADTVFGFWEDAHVLVPPGNSSDSSNDELDYNDEEEDGSFCNLEKNKAFWEEQEQLLKATLCRTSSREMKIRQAVKEALGELSISEVLCFCRRPVATRSCRDCLRREMCDRLLNLGYNCVICKSKWRSSSEIPSGRLTIKKPINNFHDFQLIIESKINQFIIKGNGCTVGMQWRLFELDDDQGFCLGFICYI; this is encoded by the exons ATGTATCAAGAATTCATCTCCACTATTCCGGCGGCCACTGGCTGGAGCTCCGACGAAGTCAGTTTTGCTGACACGGTTTTTGGGTTTTGGGAGGATGCTCATGTCCTTGTCCCACCGGGAAATTCATCAGATTCCAGCAATGACGAGTTAGATTAtaatgatgaggaagaagatgggAGTTTTTGTAACCTGGAAAAGAATAAAGCTTTCTGGGAAGAACAAGAGCAACTTCTTAAG GCAACTTTGTGTAGGACTAGCTCGCGTGAGATGAAAATTCGGCAAGCTGTGAAGGAGGCTTTAGGGGAATTGAGCATATCGGAGGTGCTCTGCTTTTGCCGGAGACCGGTGGCGACTAGGAGCTGCCGGGATTGTTTGCGGAGGGAGATGTGTGATCGATTATTGAACCTTGGCTACAATTGTGTCATTTGCAAATCTAAATGGAGGAGTTCATCGGAAATCCCATCAGGTAGATTAACGATAAAGAAACCAATCAACAACTTTCATGATTTCCAACTTATTATAGAAAGCAAAATAAATCAATTCATCATTAAAGGAAATGGTTGCACTGTAGGAATGCAGTGGAGGTTGTTTGAATTAGATGATGATCAAGGATTTTGTTTAGGTTTTATATGCTATATATGA